A region of Mauremys mutica isolate MM-2020 ecotype Southern chromosome 2, ASM2049712v1, whole genome shotgun sequence DNA encodes the following proteins:
- the ROPN1L gene encoding ropporin-1-like protein isoform X1 gives MPLPDTMFCAQQINIPPELPDILKQFTKAAIRTQPHDVLQWSAGYFSALSKGEPLPVKDRIEMPVATQKTDTGLTPGLLKVLHKQLSPKGRVSMIELEKKWKHLCLPVEQLRALLQLDNFGDEVEWLKVLALGCSILGGSLMTSVKYACEILTTDPEGGPARIPYDTFSFIYTYLASIDGEMPDYKVEAFLNALKGQVERKGDQVGVSDFFIPSKKA, from the exons ATGCCTCTTCCAGACACCATGTTTTGTGCTCAGCAGATTAACATACCCCCTGAACTCCCAGATATTTTGAAACAGTTTACCAAAGCTGCCATCAGGACTCAACCTCATGATGTACTGCAGTGGTCAGCTGG GTATTTCTCAGCTCTGTCGAAAGGAGAGCCCCTTCCTGTAAAGGACAGGATTGAAATGCCAGTAGCAACACAGAAAACAGATACTGGGCTCACACCAGGCCTCCTTAAAGTTTTGCACAAGCAG CTTTCTCCGAAGGGCCGTGTGAGCATGatagaactagaaaaaaaatggaaacatctaTGTTTGCCAGTGGAGCAGCTGAGAGCCCTTCTACAATTGGACAACTTCGGTGACGAGGTGGAATGGTTGAAAGTTCTAGCACTTGGGTGTAGTATACTTGGTGGG TCCTTAATGACTTCTGTGAAGTACGCCTGTGAAATTCTAACAACTGATCCAGAGGGTGGACCTGCTCGCATTCCATATGATACATTCTCATTTATTTACACATACCTGGCCAGTATAGATGGTGAGATGCCAGACTACAAAGTTGAAGCTTTCCTCAATGCTCTTAAGGGACAAGT GGAGCgtaaaggagatcaggttggcgTTTCAGATTTCTTCATTCCATCAAAGAAGGCTTAA
- the ROPN1L gene encoding ropporin-1-like protein isoform X2 gives MPLPDTMFCAQQINIPPELPDILKQFTKAAIRTQPHDVLQWSAGYFSALSKGEPLPVKDRIEMPVATQKTDTGLTPGLLKVLHKQLSPKGRVSMIELEKKWKHLCLPVEQLRALLQLDNFGDEVEWLKVLALGCSILGGSLMTSVKYACEILTTDPEGGPARIPYDTFSFIYTYLASIDGEMPDYKVEAFLNALKGQVDQQNGMVQPRNFLTQAS, from the exons ATGCCTCTTCCAGACACCATGTTTTGTGCTCAGCAGATTAACATACCCCCTGAACTCCCAGATATTTTGAAACAGTTTACCAAAGCTGCCATCAGGACTCAACCTCATGATGTACTGCAGTGGTCAGCTGG GTATTTCTCAGCTCTGTCGAAAGGAGAGCCCCTTCCTGTAAAGGACAGGATTGAAATGCCAGTAGCAACACAGAAAACAGATACTGGGCTCACACCAGGCCTCCTTAAAGTTTTGCACAAGCAG CTTTCTCCGAAGGGCCGTGTGAGCATGatagaactagaaaaaaaatggaaacatctaTGTTTGCCAGTGGAGCAGCTGAGAGCCCTTCTACAATTGGACAACTTCGGTGACGAGGTGGAATGGTTGAAAGTTCTAGCACTTGGGTGTAGTATACTTGGTGGG TCCTTAATGACTTCTGTGAAGTACGCCTGTGAAATTCTAACAACTGATCCAGAGGGTGGACCTGCTCGCATTCCATATGATACATTCTCATTTATTTACACATACCTGGCCAGTATAGATGGTGAGATGCCAGACTACAAAGTTGAAGCTTTCCTCAATGCTCTTAAGGGACAAGT